In Chitinophaga oryzae, the sequence ACTAAAAAAGATGCATGAGGCGGAAGTATGGCCCTATATCGGTTACGCCGCTATTATCGCCGTGGCGGCCCTGGGTATCCGGCTGGTGCGGGTGTACCTGCAGCAGTTCAACCTGCAAAAGGCTTTCCTGGGCAAGGGTAAGCGCCGTGTCAGTCAACATGCGCTGTTCGATTCGAAGACAAGTTTTATCATTACCTGGTCGGGTATGCGGGGAATCGTTTCGCTGGCCATCGCGCTGGGTTTACCGATAGTGCTGCAAAGCGGGGAACCTTTTCCGATGCGCAACGAGATCATTTTTCTTTCCATAGCCGTGGTATTGTTTTCACTGCTGGGCCAGGGGCTGTCGCTGCCCTGGGTGGTCCGGAAATTCAGCAAATAACAGGATGTCCGGCGATGTCGCCGGTTATTCGTAACTTACAGCTACGAAAGCACTGATATGAAAGCACTGACTTTTTTATTGGCAATATTGATCACCGGTTCTGCCTGTCAGAGCCAGCAGAAAAAACAGCAGCCTATGACAAGCAACGCGCCCGCCAATCCGTATTATTCACGGACAGACACCGAGAAACTGCATGTAACCAATGCCGAATGGAAAAAGGTGCTGCCGCCGGAACTGTATGCGGTGGCGCGCGAGGCTGCAACAGAAAGGCCTTTCACCGGGAAATACTGGGATGCCGACACCAAAGGCTCTTACTATTGCGCCGTATGTGGCAACGCCCTGTTCCGTTCCGACGCCAAGTTTGCCAGCAGTTGCGGGTGGCCCAGCTTCTTCGAGCCTATCCGGACAGCCAGCGTTATCTATAAGGAAGACAATTCCTATGGCATGCACCGGACAGAAGTATTGTGCGGCAGATGTGACTCACATCTCGGCCACATCTTCGACGACGGCCCGCCGCCTACACATAAGCGCTTCTGCATGAACTCCGTATCGCTCGATTTTGAACCGCTGCAGTAATTCTGTCAGCGGTCACGTTCATGGCGTATCACGGCTGTCTTCACCTCGTCACCGGTGATGGTAACGATACTGTATCCAAAATAAGATAGATCTACCTGCACCTCCGTCGCTTCCTTCACGAATTGTGCACCGGTGGCAGGCGTCACCGTCTGGTGAATGTTTTTCTCCACCCGCTGATCGGTGATGTGAAGATGGCCGCAGAAAACATATACGGGGTGCGGATGGTCCAGCAACAAAGCCTTCACTTTTTCCCTTCCCTGCAATGGCTGCAGGCCATCCAGGAATATCGGTATTTCCACTACCGGATGATGCAGGAACAACAACACCTTACCGGCCGTTTTGAGTTCCGCTTCCAGCCATTGCAGCTGGGCAACGGTCATCACCTCACTGGCGGTGTCCAGGAAAATATACCGGAAACCGTCTTTATCTTCACTGTAACACATCGTCCCGTCTACCAGGCCCGGAGGCCGATAGTGCAGGCGTACATCTTCCAGCTTGTCGAAATTACCCAGTATGATGTTGTACTCCGGTGTGTATTGCTGTAAGGCCTCAAAGAGGAAAGTATGCGCAGACGGTTCCCCGATATCCCCTCCTATCACCACTTCCCGGATGCCTTTGCCGGCAATTTCCTGTAAGAGCAATAGCAGGTTTTCACGCGCCGGCACCTGTTGGCCGCGGGTAAATGCATCATCCAGATGCATATCGGTGACAAAAGCGAATGAACGGGTCATATTGAGGTAAAGTTTTTACCGCCTGAATATAGCGTTTAATCCGGTCACCCCAATGTCAAAATACGGCAACGGTTATACGTTATTATACTTCAGCCAGCTTTTTATTGTACCGGTTGCGGTATTCATGTGGCAGCAGGCCTGTCAACAGTTTGAAGGAATTGCGGAAGGTTTTGGTATCCGAGTAACCAACCTCGTACATGATATCATTGATTTTACGGTCGCCGTCTTCCAGGTGTTTTTTGGCAGCCTCGATTTTCACGCGCTGGATATATTCATTCATAGTATTGGAGGTGGCTTTCTTGAAGCGCCGTTCCAGGCTTCTGCGGCCAATGGCCAGCATTTCCGCGAGTGCGTCTACCCTGATTTTTTGCTGGAAGTTGTTCTCGATAAATTCCTGCGCCTGTTTCACCGGTTCGTCATCATGTTCTTTCTGCGCCTGAAAAATGATAAAAGGCAGCTGGGCAGAGCGTTCCAGGTCCACCTGGAAAAATTTGGCGCTGTAAATAGCGGCGTCGCGGCCGGCGTATTTCTCCACGAGGTACACCAACAGGTTTACCAGTGAAAGACCGCCACCGCTGGAATAGATACCGTTTTCATCGGTGATGACTTTTTCCTTCACGAGGTTCACTTCGGGAAACATATCGCGGAACAAATCCGCCGCTTTCCAATGCGTAGTGCATTTTTTCCCTATCAGCAGTCCCGTTTGCGCCAGCAGGAAAGCGCCTATACAAAGACTGGCCACTTCGGCGCCTTTTTCATATTGTTCACGTATCCAGGTAATCAGCTCCCCGTTTCTCGCCAGGTTGTCCTCCACGTTTTTATGTAACGCCGGGATAATAATAAGGTCCGTTTTATGCAGTTCCTGGACAACTGCGTCCGTTTGGATGGTAAACAGCCCGTTGTTCAGCTGGACCGCGCGCCAGGCGCCTACCAGCTTCACTTCGAACAAAGGCGCTTTGCCCTGGCTGACGAGGAAATCATTTACTTCTGTAAAGACATGGCGGGCGACTTCAATACCGGTCATAGCGGCACCGAGTGGAATCACAATAGATACGTGCTTCATAAGACAGCGTTATAAAGTTTGCAGGTTTCTCATTCCATCACAAGATAAAATATTTATCAGAATGATGAAAGCCTTGTTCCATGGACGGAAACCGGTTGTCAGCACATACTTCTGACGAGGTTTCCCAGTTTACGTACGGCCTGCTCCACCTGCCGGTTCCAGTGTTTGTTGCAGCTGACGCGGATATAGTTACGATAGCCGCCGGTGCTGGAAAAGAGCGGTCCCGGTGCGATGTTGATATGATGTTCCAGCGCCAGCTTCTGCAGTTTCAGGGCATCCACCTGCCTGGGCAGTTCCACCCAGAGCACCATACCGCCATCGGGCTGGCTGATCCTTACGCCGGAAGGGAAATACTGTTCGATATACTGGGTAGTCAGCAGCACCTGTTTATGTATGAGCGGCCGCAGTTTACGCAGATGCCGCTGATAGGTGCCGCTGGCCAGCAGGTCGGCCAGCGAGAGCTGCAGCACCGAAGCGGTGGCCACGTTGGTGGTGGCTTTCAGCTGCGCTACTTTTTCCATGAAACGTCCGGGGGCGCACCAGCCGATGCGGAAGCCGGAGGCCACTGTTTTGGAGAACGAAGTACATAACATCACCCACCCATGCCTGTCATACGTTTTAATGGTGGAGGGCCGGGTGGGACCGAAATGCAGTTCGCCGTAGACATCGTCTTCAATGACCGGCAGCTGGCGTTTCCAGGCCATCTCGGCAATCCATTTTTTCTTTTCGTCAGACAACACGACCCCGTTGGGGTTATTGAAATTAGAGATGAACAGGCAGGCGGCGATGTCGTAGGTGTCTACGGTCTCTTCCAGCTGGCGCAGACTGATGCCCTCTTCCGGGTCACAGGGCAGCTCTATCACTTTCAGCTTCAGTTGTTCGAGGCATTGCAGGATGCCATAGTAACAGGGCGATACCACCACCACGGCGTCGCCGGGGTTGGTGACGGCCCGCAGGCACAGGCTCAGCGCTTCGAGGGTACCGTTGGTGACCAGGACATCGTTGGCCGAGAGGCTGCCGTTCCAGTAAAAAGAGAGCCGCGCGATCTGCTCCCGTAACAGGCCGTTGCCAAGGGTCGACTCATATTGCAGATGCGCCCCGGTAAGATCTCGGGAGGCTTTCTGCAAGCTGCGCCGCACCGCATTAAACGGCACCATGTGCGTTTCCAGCGAAGCATTAAAAAAAGAGATAAACCCGGGTGGATAGGGACCTGCATCCACGGGCATTTTGCTGATGATGCGGCTCACGTTCACCTCGCGGATGGCAGGGGCCGCTGTGGTGGCCACCGGCTGTTCTGTATGCCCCGTGGATTTGCGCAGGGGCACATAGCCCGATTTCTCCCTGGAGGCCAGTAATCCTTTATCTATTAATAGAGAATAGGCTTTCAGCGAAGTGCCCACGCTTACCCCGAAATGCCCGCTCACCGCGCGCAGCGAAGGCAGTTTCTCGCCCAGCGGATAAGTCCCATTGTTAATCATGGCTTCTATCCGGTTGGCTATCTCTATGTATTGAAAGTCTTTCATCTGTTATACTAAAATATTCAAAATCTGTATCTGTTACAGTAGCTACAAAGTAAATAATTTTGGGGGAAATAATTGAGCCATGGAAATAATCAACAGCACCGTTACAGACATTGACGATATCTTTTACCTTTATGACGAGGGCACCAAATACCAGCGACAGCAGGGAACAAACCTTTACTGGAAAGGATTTGAGCGATCTGTAGTAGAACAGGAGATCGAACAAAAGCGGCAGTGGAAACTGGTGGTGGACAACAAGACAGTTTGTGTATTTGTCACTACCTTCAGTGATCCGTTGATATGGGGAGAGAAAGACGAGACGCCTTCCCTGTATCTTCACCGTATCGCCACCCATCCGGAATACCGGGGCCGCGGATTTGTGAAACAGATTGTTGACTGGGCAAAACAGTACGGAAGGGAAAACGGCCGGCAGTATCTGCGGCTGGACACCGGCGCCGGTAATGAGAAGCTGAACAACTACTATGTCAGCTGCGGCTTTACCTACCTCGGCGTAGTCTCCATTCCCGATCCGGAGGGATTGCCTGCCCACTACCGGGATGGCGGCTTTGCCACTTTTGAGCTTGTACTCTGACACCTACCTTTACGACTATATGAAAACACACCTTCTATCACTGCTCACGGCCACGGTTATTGCCGGCGCGGCTTCTGCCCAACAGGTGGCGGCTTCCGCCAGCTGCAGGAACGGCGCCTATGCCATGAGCGACGGCAGCCAGCTGATCATCAGTCCTTCCCAGGACAACGACCTCCGTTACCGCCGCCTGGACGGCAGCACCGGACGCCTTTACTTACAGGCCGACAGTAGTTACCTGTCGGGGCCCGGCTGGGCCAATGCCAACAACCCGAACATATTCGCGCGTTTTAGCGGCTGCCCCCATGATTCCCTTTTTTTCCGGCAGGACGGTAAAATGCTGACCGGTAAACGTATACCCCTGCCCGTTATCCCCCTCCGCTTTGATGTAAAGGACGCCGCTGTTTACGGAGAGCTGTTCCTGCCGGCAGACCGTAAGCCGCAGGCGCTGGTGGTGCTGCATTTTGGCTCGGGCGGCGCCTCTGCTGTGGCTACGCACTTTCTCCAGTACATGTTGCCGCTTAACCATATTGCCGTACTGGTATATGATAAAAGAGGCACGGGCAAGTCCACCGGGAAACTGTCCGCCAATTTTCACCTGCTGGCCCAGGATATGGCCACCATCGTAAAGGTGGTGAAAAAGCAGCCGGCCGTCCGTGGCATTCCTACGGGGCTGATGGGCGAAAGCCAGGGCGGGTGGATCGTACCGCTGACCGCTACCCTGACGCCGGTTGATTTTGTCATCGCCAGTTACAGTCTGCTTATCCCGCCGCGGGAAGAGAACCGCCAGGAAGCACTACACGATCTGCAGGAAGGACATTATAGTGACGCAGATATCGCAAAGGCGATGCAGGTTGTAGCGGCCACCGACCAGGTGGTGCGGACCGGCTTCAACGGCGGCCTCGAAGCGGTAGACTCTCTCAGGGCACTGTATGGCAGGGAGCCATGGTTTAAGGCTTTACAGGGAGATTATACCGGCCCTGTGCTGCAGGCCAGCCGTGCGCAGCTGGACACCCTGAAACAGATTTTCCCGACAGATGTTCCTCTGGATTATGACCCCGTGCCTGCGTTCCGGCGCGTAAAAGCCCCTATGCTCTGGGTGATTGCCGGGAAAGACACGGAGGCCCCGAACGGCGGCACCATCGATGTGTTAAAAGACGCGGTCGCCACCCGTAAAAATGTTGACGTAGTGATTTTCCCCCATGCCGACCATGGCATCATTGATGTACAGGATAGTCCGGACGGTCCGGTACTGCTGCAATATTCCGCCGGCTATTTTGATCTCCTGCGTGACTGGATCCTGCGCCACCAGGTCAGCAAACGGTACGGTGAGTCAATTACGAATGACGAATTACGAATTACGAATTGAGGGTTATCTTATAGAGCGGTTCATTAATAACCTTTCCAAAAGGGGGCCCTCAATTCGTAATTCGTAATTGATTGTCGGAATACCCCTTGGCGATTGTCGCAGACCTCCTCTCCTGTTTACAGCTGCAGGGCTACCTTTGCTGCAAGAGTTCATTTTCCATGAGAGCCATTGAAAACATTGCGGTACCGGTCACCGATCAACAGCTGTCCAAACAATTTTACCTGCTGCTGGGCTTTGAGCTGCTGGCGGAAGTAATGTTGCCCGACGGCGACGCCTGGATTCAGCTGGGATTCCGGAACCAGGTCACCACCATTTCGCTGGTGCGGCAATGGCCTTACGGCCGGATGCAGGCAGGCGCCTTACAGGGACTGGTGCTGGAGACGGACAACATCATAAGGGAGAGGGAACGGCTACACCGGGAAGGAGTCAATGTTTCGGCCATCAGCGAATCCGCTTTCGGAAAGGTTTTCTTTTTACAGGACCCCGATCTCAACGGGTTAAGCATCCATGAATTCAGTTATTAAAAGCGCGTCGCACTCCTGCTCCAGCATCTCCCAAAAGATTGATTTTAAATATCATATAAAAAATGTAAAAAAAATGGCGGAAAACTGTCTTATTCATGACAGCCAGGTTGTTATTAAGCTATAAACAACTAAATTTATTGCCATGAAAAATTTCTTATTTCTCTTCAGATCAGATTTCTCCTCTACAGCCAAGCGTTCACCGGAAGAAATGCAGAACAACACTAAAATGTGGATGGACTGGATCGGTGGTATTGCTGCACAGAACAAACTGGCCGATCGCGGCAACCGCCTGGAACAGACCGGCAAGGTAGTCAGGCCCAACAATGTGGTGACCGACGGCCCTTTCACAGAAATTAAGGAAACGCTCGGCGGCTACACCGTAGTACAGGCCAGCTCTCTCGAAGAAGCGGCTGAACTGGCGCAGGGCTGTCCCATACTGGCCTTTGGCGGTAATGTGGAAATCAGGGAAATCAGCGTATTATAATTACGAATTACGAATTACGAATTACGAATTGAGGGCCCCCTTTTGGAACGGTTATTAAATACCCGCTCTATAAAGGAGCCCTCAATTCGTAATTCGTAATTCGTAATTTCACATTATGGAAGATAAAGAACTGCTCCCCCACCTGTTCAGAACGGAATACAGCAAGATCACGGCTGTATTGTGTAAGCTGCTGGGGTTTGAACACCTGGATGTTGCCGAAGACATCGCCAGCGAGACCTTTCTGTCGGCCTCCGAGCTGTGGGGACTGAAAGGACTGCCGGAGAACCCTGCCGCGTGGTTGTATACCGTGGCGAAGAACAAAGCGAAAAACCATCTGAAACACCGGGCAGTATTTCAGCAAAAAGTATCTGTACAATTAAGTCAGGCTGCCACCAGCGAAGTGCCGGAGCTGGACCTGTCCGCACGGAATATTAAGGACAGCCAGCTGCAGATGATGTTTGCCGTCTGCCACCCTGCCATCTCCCTGGAATCGCAGATAGGGCTGGCGCTCCGCGTATTGTGCGGCTTCGGCATAGAAGAGATAGCGGACGCTTTCCTCACCAGTAAAGATACGATCAACAAACGGCTGTTACGGGCCAAGGAAAAGCTGCGGGAAGAAAATATCGCCATTGCGTTTCCGGCCGCCGCCGAAATCTCCAACCGGCTCGAAGCAGTGCTGCGTACACTTTACCTGCTGTTCAACGAGGGATATTTCTCTGCCAGTCATGACCATTCCCTGCGTAAGGACCTTTGCCTCGAAGCCATGCGGCTCACTTTTCTGCTGACCGAATACGAAGCCACCAATACACCGGCGGTAAATGCCCTGATAGCACTGATGAGCTTTCAGGCGTCCCGTTTTGAAGCACGTACAAACGCCAGCGGAGATACCGTTTTATATGACGACCAGGACACGAGTCTATGGGATGACGACCTGGTGCAGCAGGGAGAGCATTTCCTGAACCTGGCTTCCAAAGGGACCGTTGCATCCAAATATCATTATGAAGCAGGTATCGCCTATTGGCATACCATCAAGGCAGATACGCCCGAGAAATGGGAAAATATACTGCAGCTGTATAACCAGCTGCTGACCGTTGAGTACTCTCCTGTTGCTGCGCTTAACAGGACTTACGCCCTTTCGAGGGCCAACGGTAAGGAGGCTGCTTTGCAGGAAGCAAAAAAGTTATCTCTTAATGACCACTACCAGTATCATCTGCTGCTGGGAGAATTGTATGCCGGGGTTGACAACCGCGCCGCACGCAGTTCTCTTGAAAAAGCATTTGCCTTAAGCCATTCAGCGGCCGACAAAAAAGTCATCGACCAAAAAATACAACAACTTACGGAAACTGACTGATGTTGCTCACCACCAGCTGGTACAATTGCCGTATCACCGATTCCCGGTGCAGGCTAAAAGCGGCGGCGTCACCATCCAGGATGGCGGTTGCCGCTCCGGGGCATGAAAGCCTCTCCCGGAGGGTAGTGCTGACGAGCTCCCGGTGAAAATACAGCGCAATGTCAAATCCTTCGTAGTCCTCGTAGGAAAGCCATTCATACACCACCATAAAAGAGTGCTGACTGCCATTGGGAAGTACCATGGTATCCAGGGGGAGCCAGTAGTTGCGGTGCAATGGTGTGGCTGCTTCCACCGCCAATGCTATTTTACCGATAGCAGCCTCCGGATTGTTTTTTATTTTTCGTAGTATCCTTTCCGTTACTGTATATAATTCCGCTTCTATCGCGTTCAGCGTACGCGGTATATCATAGTGGTGCTGTTCCAGCAGCGACAGTACTAATTCGCGCGGGGCCGCAGTTTTGCCGAATACAATTGCCTCCGCTTCCTGTATAAATAACTGGCGGGCCACCATAACGTCGCCCCCTGCTTTTTCCAGTAACAGCGCGGCATGGCGCAGGCCCACAGGCACCTGTTCCCGTAATTGTTTTATTTGTTCTTCGTGGTCCATCGTTGTACAAAGTAAATATATTTCGCGCGCACCTCAAGTTATCACGCACTTAATGCACTTTCGGGAGGGATGTGCCGGAGAATAATTACTACAAAGGCGTACAATTCAGGGTATACATCCCTCTCCAAAAAAAATTACAAAAATAGTTGGCGATGGCTTCGTGTATGGAACGCAATAGTTGATATGAACCAGCAAAGAACGTTGCCTGATCTCATGTACAGGATTAATACTTCCGACAAAACCACTATCATAAAAATATTATCAAAATCCGACGCAACCCTTACCCTGTCAGCATTACAATCCGATTCACATCAACATTTTTGATAGGTGATCATCGTATGCTTTCCTGTGTTTTCTTTGCACCAAAAAAGAAAACATGACAGACTTTCTTCATATAGACGACAGGGATAGTGACACCTGTATCGCTTCGTTCCGGAAGATTGCAGACACTATCATGAACGACCATCTGTTGCGGGCGGGAGACAACCGCTACCGGATCGTAGACTGTGAGTTTTACTATTGCAGTGATACGCACAACGATCCTTACGCCCATGCGCACGAGCATATTCAAAGCAGTAACGGAGAATGGTATTTCCACGGCACGGGGATGGACATTACCCTTTCCACCGCCCATGCCTTTGGCGGTATAATGATCCGCGGCATTGCGCCAGTGGCGGACAGCCAGCAGCTGCCCTCCCGGGCAGGCACGATAGCGGGCCCGTTGAAAGTGTGCAGAGAGATATTTAAACAATTTGGCAGCGTATTGCGGGAGGAGCCATTGTACTTTGGACTGGAGAACATCTCCACTGTCAGGACACATAACAGCATTGATAAAGCGCGGTTGTTTGCTGTACCGCGTGTGGCGCTGAACACCGCCAAAGATCCCGAAGAAATTTTTTGCGGCCGTCCATACCGCTTTCTCAGCTTCCTCTACTTGCCGCATAAGGAGAGTGAGAAAGCACGCCGGTACCTGATACATCACCCGGAAGATCCCCTATCACCTGTTGAATACGATGCCTACGCGAGCGGCAGATTGTGGTAATACAGCTCCCCGGGCTTCTGCCCGGGGATTTTTTATTTACCTGCGCAGTAGCTGGTTGATGGCAACAAAGCGGTAGCCTCTCTTTTTGAGGTCTGTGACCAGTTGGTCCAGGTGGTTGTAGAATTTATCCGTGCGGGCCGGGTCTGTGCCGATGTGCAGCAACAGCATAAAGCCATTCAGTCCGGCTGGCTGTGTATCCGCATATTGCAGAACAGACCGGTAAATTTCTTCCGAAGAACGATAACTTTTCATGGCCGGTGTGGTGTAGTCTGCATTGGAGCGCGTGCCCGGGGTAAAGTTCACCAGCTGCAGGCCTGCCGCTTTTGTCCACGCGGCGATGGTATCATTGTACCATTCGTAGGGCGGGAGAAAATACGGCGCTGCGCTTTTGTTGATACCAAGGGCCTTCATCCTGCGGTAGTTGGCAGCGAGATCTTTATTGAAAGCTTCACGTGTGATCAAAAGGCTGTCGCGTTTTTGCCAGTCGCAGTACAGCGGATGCTGGTCGGAATGCGGGCCGAGGTAGTGACCATCTGCTTTGAGTTGTTTGATCAGCGGCTGAAAAGCAGGATTGGCATAGAATTTCCCGGTGAGGAAGAAAGCAGCCGGCACTTTTTGCTGCTGCAACACGCGGCGTATCGTCTGCCCCCCGTCCGCAAATTCGTCGCCGGTAAAAACGAGGGTTAGTGTTTTACGGCTGGTGTCACCGCGGATAACGGCGCCGGCAGTGTACGTGTAACCGCTGCCGTTACCCGGCGTAGCAGCAGGATGGCCCATGCCTTCGTGGTCCATGGCAGCCAGCAGGTAGATCAGCGACGCCGTTCCGTCCATGGTAGGCTCATTGGTGCTATAGTCCCCGAAATCGTCATGATACACGGCAAGATCGCTTTGGAACGCTGCGTAGGCGTCCGGTTTAGACAGCTGTATACCGATCAGGTTTTTGTAGATGTTCGTATAGACGGGACCGTCTACCAGCGCACCGTCCAACGGGTAGTGGCCCAGGTGGGTGAAAGCCGAGTGCGGATCTTCCGGTGTGTCGCCGGTAGCGGGCAAGCCATACACCATACTGGTACCCCATGGATTGCAGCCAAAGAGCCAGTCGACGTTAGCCTGTTCCAGCGCTGCATAGGCATCGCTGCCACTCAGCTGCCGGTACCAGTAACACTGGATAGCAAAGGCGGCAGTGAGGTTGTTGCTGCACCAGATAAAGGGAATATAACGGTAGAACGCATTGTTCTTCGCCTGTTGCCATACTTTATCGATGCCTTCCCGGTAGTAACCGGTGATGGTTTGCCGGTCGGCGCCTTTCAGTTGCCGCGCCAGTTCATAGTGTCCCAGGTTAATAAAGGGATACCATTGGTAGTGATGGGCGGTGTCTTTTCCGAGCCAGGGCGTTATTTTCTCCTGCCCGGCATAGTCCAGCGCCTGTTGCCGGTAGGCGTCGTTTCCGTGTAGCCGGTACAGTGAGGCGGCAGCCAGTTCCATATCATCCGTCCAGTTGTCTTCTGCATAGATATAGGGCGATTTTACCGAGGCGGTCTGGCAGACGCCCGGTTGCCAGCGGCCCATATTGTAAGCGGTGAGGGCTTTTTGACGGAGGATACCGGCGTAGGCGGCATCTTTATCTTTCAGCAGGTCATATCCCAGCGCGAAAGCACCGGCGAATTTGCCTGCCGTGGAAGCCACGCCGGTGGTTTGGTTCATGAATTTGCCCCGTACCTGTGGCTGGCCGGAGCAGAAATATACCGGTCGTTCAAAACCTCTGCCATAAAAAGGATCTTCTTTAGGCAGCCGCATCCCGTTGTGATCGCGGTCATCGGCGATCTGGTTGAACATCCAGTTGTCTTGCGGATGCATTTTCGACAGCCAGTCGAGTCCCCAGCGCGCTTCATCGAGGATATCCGGTATTTTGTTGCCGCCTTCGAGGCCGTTGGCCGCGTACCGGTCGCCGAACACCTGCGGAAAATCGCGGTAGGCCGCCAGCAGGTGGTATGTAGCGTTAGCCGATGTGGTGGAATACTGGAGGTAGTCGCTCGCATCATGCCATCCGCCGGCAACATCGATGCGGGTGCTGTCGGGCATGGGTCCGTATAGCGTATAGCCGTCACGGGTATGGCAGGAGTCTTTGAGAAAAGGGTTAAAAAACGACCGTTGCTGGCGCATATACCGCAGGGCGAAGTCCGCCGCGCCGGCATAAACGTTGGGGCCGATACGAAAACAAGGCGACTTCGCGTCTCCCGCCACCAGGTAAAAGGTGCCTGTTTGTCTCCAGCTGCTGAAGTCGAGCCGGGCGGTGGAACTGAATGGACCGTATTGCCCGAAAGATTTGGCCGTACCGGTGAAGACGGTCTTACCACTGGCGGAATCCACCAGCCGGAACCTGGCGGGTGCTTCCGTGTGTTTACCCGCCCATACGGCCGCTTTAATGCCCTGGGGCAGATACCCGAGCTGGTTGATCCGTATCCAGGATTCCGTGGCCGCAATAGCGCCGGACCCGCAGAGGGCCGTCAGCCATAAGGTGATTATAATAGTCAGACAGCTGTTTTTCATCTTCCTGTATTAACATGTTCCGGCAGTTCACTGTTGTGTGCCTGCGACAAATACTTTTTGCACTTTGTACTGGGGATCAAACACTACCAGGTCGGCCCGGCAGCCAGGCTCAATGCGGCCACGGTCTTTCAGGCCCATTAACGTAGCGGGATATACGGTAGCCATGCGCAGTGCTTCTTCCAGTGGGATGCCTGCATGCTCCACGCAGCGCTGCACGGCGCG encodes:
- the msrB gene encoding peptide-methionine (R)-S-oxide reductase MsrB, producing MKALTFLLAILITGSACQSQQKKQQPMTSNAPANPYYSRTDTEKLHVTNAEWKKVLPPELYAVAREAATERPFTGKYWDADTKGSYYCAVCGNALFRSDAKFASSCGWPSFFEPIRTASVIYKEDNSYGMHRTEVLCGRCDSHLGHIFDDGPPPTHKRFCMNSVSLDFEPLQ
- a CDS encoding metallophosphoesterase family protein → MTRSFAFVTDMHLDDAFTRGQQVPARENLLLLLQEIAGKGIREVVIGGDIGEPSAHTFLFEALQQYTPEYNIILGNFDKLEDVRLHYRPPGLVDGTMCYSEDKDGFRYIFLDTASEVMTVAQLQWLEAELKTAGKVLLFLHHPVVEIPIFLDGLQPLQGREKVKALLLDHPHPVYVFCGHLHITDQRVEKNIHQTVTPATGAQFVKEATEVQVDLSYFGYSIVTITGDEVKTAVIRHERDR
- a CDS encoding GlxA family transcriptional regulator, whose translation is MKHVSIVIPLGAAMTGIEVARHVFTEVNDFLVSQGKAPLFEVKLVGAWRAVQLNNGLFTIQTDAVVQELHKTDLIIIPALHKNVEDNLARNGELITWIREQYEKGAEVASLCIGAFLLAQTGLLIGKKCTTHWKAADLFRDMFPEVNLVKEKVITDENGIYSSGGGLSLVNLLVYLVEKYAGRDAAIYSAKFFQVDLERSAQLPFIIFQAQKEHDDEPVKQAQEFIENNFQQKIRVDALAEMLAIGRRSLERRFKKATSNTMNEYIQRVKIEAAKKHLEDGDRKINDIMYEVGYSDTKTFRNSFKLLTGLLPHEYRNRYNKKLAEV
- a CDS encoding aminotransferase-like domain-containing protein, with the translated sequence MKDFQYIEIANRIEAMINNGTYPLGEKLPSLRAVSGHFGVSVGTSLKAYSLLIDKGLLASREKSGYVPLRKSTGHTEQPVATTAAPAIREVNVSRIISKMPVDAGPYPPGFISFFNASLETHMVPFNAVRRSLQKASRDLTGAHLQYESTLGNGLLREQIARLSFYWNGSLSANDVLVTNGTLEALSLCLRAVTNPGDAVVVVSPCYYGILQCLEQLKLKVIELPCDPEEGISLRQLEETVDTYDIAACLFISNFNNPNGVVLSDEKKKWIAEMAWKRQLPVIEDDVYGELHFGPTRPSTIKTYDRHGWVMLCTSFSKTVASGFRIGWCAPGRFMEKVAQLKATTNVATASVLQLSLADLLASGTYQRHLRKLRPLIHKQVLLTTQYIEQYFPSGVRISQPDGGMVLWVELPRQVDALKLQKLALEHHINIAPGPLFSSTGGYRNYIRVSCNKHWNRQVEQAVRKLGNLVRSMC
- a CDS encoding GNAT family N-acetyltransferase, whose amino-acid sequence is MEIINSTVTDIDDIFYLYDEGTKYQRQQGTNLYWKGFERSVVEQEIEQKRQWKLVVDNKTVCVFVTTFSDPLIWGEKDETPSLYLHRIATHPEYRGRGFVKQIVDWAKQYGRENGRQYLRLDTGAGNEKLNNYYVSCGFTYLGVVSIPDPEGLPAHYRDGGFATFELVL
- a CDS encoding alpha/beta hydrolase family protein; this encodes MKTHLLSLLTATVIAGAASAQQVAASASCRNGAYAMSDGSQLIISPSQDNDLRYRRLDGSTGRLYLQADSSYLSGPGWANANNPNIFARFSGCPHDSLFFRQDGKMLTGKRIPLPVIPLRFDVKDAAVYGELFLPADRKPQALVVLHFGSGGASAVATHFLQYMLPLNHIAVLVYDKRGTGKSTGKLSANFHLLAQDMATIVKVVKKQPAVRGIPTGLMGESQGGWIVPLTATLTPVDFVIASYSLLIPPREENRQEALHDLQEGHYSDADIAKAMQVVAATDQVVRTGFNGGLEAVDSLRALYGREPWFKALQGDYTGPVLQASRAQLDTLKQIFPTDVPLDYDPVPAFRRVKAPMLWVIAGKDTEAPNGGTIDVLKDAVATRKNVDVVIFPHADHGIIDVQDSPDGPVLLQYSAGYFDLLRDWILRHQVSKRYGESITNDELRITN
- a CDS encoding VOC family protein — its product is MRAIENIAVPVTDQQLSKQFYLLLGFELLAEVMLPDGDAWIQLGFRNQVTTISLVRQWPYGRMQAGALQGLVLETDNIIRERERLHREGVNVSAISESAFGKVFFLQDPDLNGLSIHEFSY
- a CDS encoding YciI family protein; its protein translation is MKNFLFLFRSDFSSTAKRSPEEMQNNTKMWMDWIGGIAAQNKLADRGNRLEQTGKVVRPNNVVTDGPFTEIKETLGGYTVVQASSLEEAAELAQGCPILAFGGNVEIREISVL
- a CDS encoding RNA polymerase sigma factor, coding for MEDKELLPHLFRTEYSKITAVLCKLLGFEHLDVAEDIASETFLSASELWGLKGLPENPAAWLYTVAKNKAKNHLKHRAVFQQKVSVQLSQAATSEVPELDLSARNIKDSQLQMMFAVCHPAISLESQIGLALRVLCGFGIEEIADAFLTSKDTINKRLLRAKEKLREENIAIAFPAAAEISNRLEAVLRTLYLLFNEGYFSASHDHSLRKDLCLEAMRLTFLLTEYEATNTPAVNALIALMSFQASRFEARTNASGDTVLYDDQDTSLWDDDLVQQGEHFLNLASKGTVASKYHYEAGIAYWHTIKADTPEKWENILQLYNQLLTVEYSPVAALNRTYALSRANGKEAALQEAKKLSLNDHYQYHLLLGELYAGVDNRAARSSLEKAFALSHSAADKKVIDQKIQQLTETD